The DNA segment GTCCTCCAGGCGTCTCGGCGTGCCCGCCCAACCACCGTTTCGCCTGCTTCAACTGGAGATTTGCGGAGTGGGGCGGGAGCGAGGTAATTTTTTGGCTCTGTATCTTAGGGACACGCCGTGCGACGCTGTTACGGTTGCATTCCCGCTCTAGCGCACCTTTTCCCACGCCAAACCCCTCCGTTTCGACTGGAGTAGCCATAACCACTCCTCACGTCGTGGCCGGCGTCCCGTTTCTGACTCGAAACACGTTGCAGAAACAATTATAGCAATCTAAATTGAACTGACTACATATAATGCGTTTTCGGAACCCACTACGCTCCAAAACCCGCACTGTCCCCGCGGAGGGCCGGTAGATGGGCCGGCGGGATCCTATCGCCGACCGGGAGAGTGCGACCGCACACAGTCGTCCTCGATGCGTTCGCGACCGGCGGTGGTCACGCCCTCGATACCCGGCCGGTCACCGACGATACCGCCGTCGGCTTCGTCCAGGATGGTCGGCCCTGAGACCGGTGTTGTCTTCCGACCACAACGATTATCGTGGTGGCGACCGTTGTCCTCGGTGGACAACGCCGGTGGTCTGATGCCGGCGACGAAACGGTTCGAGGCCGGCGACGAGTTTCCGGCGGGCGACAGATGGGAAGCACTCGCCTGGGACGTCCCACGAAGTGACGCGTTCCCCGAGGGGCTGAAGTACAGCTTTCAGTACCTCGGTCCCGCCGACGACGCGATCCTCCGGTACGACAACGCGAACGACGCCCACGGCGTCGGCCGCCACCACCGCCACTATCGTGGCACGGTCGAAGGAATCGAATTCGAGGGCCTTCGGTCGCACGTCCGGACATTCCTCGACGAGGTCGAAACCATCCATGACCGAGAATTCGCCTGACCACACCGACGATCCCCCGGTAGACAGTGAGTCTCCCTCGACCCTTCGCATCACGTCGAAGCCGTTCGAGGAGCACAGAGAGTCTGTCCTGGACCGAGCGGAGCGCTGGGAGCAGGGCGAAGCGGTCCCGCACGTCGTCAACTTTCAGGACGCGAGCCGCCTCCAGCGCATCCTCACGCCGCGACGCCTGGAACTCGTGCGAAGTCTGATGGAAGCGCCCGCCGAGAGCATCCGCGACCTCGCCGCCCGCCTCGACCGGGACGTTCGACAGGTCCACGACGACCTCCACCTCCTGTCCGACTACCGCATCGTCCACTTCACCGAATCTGGCGGTGCCAAGCAGCCCTCGGTCCCCTACGACACGGTCCAGATCGACATCGAACTCTCGACCCCATCGGCGGACGCGACCGAATCGCAGGCATCGGCGTAGCCGGGTCTCCGGGGTCGAACCCGCTCGGTTCGAGGAACGGCGATCTTCCGGTTTGGGAACCGTCTATCGGCCCGACTGGTGTGACTGTTGTACCGTGAGCATCCTCGAACTAACCCAGCGGTTCTCATCTAGGAAACAATTATAGGACACTAAATTGAACCCATCTCTCACGATGGGTTCTCCAATTCCCTCCACATCGAAAAGCCGCACTACCCCCACGGAGGGCGGGTAGATGGGCCGGCGGAAGCGCCGGCGGCGCGCAGATCGGGAGCGCGCGGCCGAGCGCGACCAGGCCGACGGC comes from the Halovivax cerinus genome and includes:
- a CDS encoding toxin-antitoxin system TumE family protein gives rise to the protein MPATKRFEAGDEFPAGDRWEALAWDVPRSDAFPEGLKYSFQYLGPADDAILRYDNANDAHGVGRHHRHYRGTVEGIEFEGLRSHVRTFLDEVETIHDREFA
- a CDS encoding transcriptional regulator, producing MTENSPDHTDDPPVDSESPSTLRITSKPFEEHRESVLDRAERWEQGEAVPHVVNFQDASRLQRILTPRRLELVRSLMEAPAESIRDLAARLDRDVRQVHDDLHLLSDYRIVHFTESGGAKQPSVPYDTVQIDIELSTPSADATESQASA